The following are encoded together in the Mumia sp. Pv4-285 genome:
- a CDS encoding hydantoinase/oxoprolinase family protein: MTSGPSRAGTLRIGIDTGGTFTDVVAFDEASGEVLTTKTPSTPHDPAEGFLAGIDKILASADLASTGSDRRGRDAIAAVSHGTTVATNQLLQGQVGRLGFITNTGYESVLEIARQSVPDGYGNSYFWVKPDRIVARDRVRGVDGRMAWTGDEIRPFDVKGARVAARWFRDEHIDTLGVCFLHSYANPAHEETMRAILAEEHPEAVVSISSEVLREYREYERSMTTLVDAAVKPKVAAYVRRIAHRLEEYADGGVPFYVMKSNGGVLSATEVVNQPISTVLSGPAAGALGAALIASVAGFDRVLTCDGGGTSTDVSVVVDGEPTLTTEGSVGAYPSKIPMIDVVTVGAGGGSIAWLSPEGTLKVGPQSAGADPGPLCYATGGTDVTITDAHVVLGRIPPHLLGGEIPLDVDAARKGLEGLAARLGMSVEEAATGVLEISAWNQANALRQITVKRGLDVRDFTLTTFGGSGSLLLCRLMDVLGIPTVLVPPNPGNVSAFGLLTVDVKNDYVQTAVRLATELDAREVEGLYAGLAERAAVALRAEGFAPADQRFVRTADLRYFGQAFEVRVPVPAGPVDDEVLRAVADAFHAEHRALYGYDFAGDASQQVEWVNLRVSGIGPLRRPVVRRHEAGADVGVPAPASRREVCFDAARGYVDSGVYDRATLLPGQVVEGPAVIEEYGSTVPVHPGFVACVDPFLNVIVSREGSEK, translated from the coding sequence ATGACGTCAGGTCCGAGCCGTGCCGGGACGCTCCGCATCGGCATCGACACCGGGGGCACGTTCACCGACGTCGTCGCGTTCGACGAGGCGAGCGGCGAGGTTCTGACGACCAAGACGCCGTCCACCCCGCACGATCCGGCCGAGGGCTTCCTCGCGGGGATCGACAAGATCCTGGCCTCGGCCGACCTCGCTTCGACCGGGAGCGACCGTCGAGGGCGCGACGCGATCGCCGCGGTCTCCCACGGCACGACGGTCGCGACGAACCAGCTCTTGCAAGGGCAGGTGGGGCGGCTCGGGTTCATCACCAACACCGGGTACGAGTCGGTGCTCGAGATCGCCCGTCAGTCGGTCCCCGACGGCTACGGCAACTCGTACTTCTGGGTGAAGCCCGACCGAATCGTCGCGCGGGACCGCGTCAGAGGAGTCGACGGCCGGATGGCCTGGACCGGCGACGAGATCCGCCCGTTCGACGTCAAGGGCGCTCGTGTCGCGGCGCGATGGTTCCGCGACGAGCACATCGACACGCTCGGTGTCTGCTTCCTTCACAGCTACGCCAACCCTGCGCACGAGGAGACCATGCGGGCGATCCTCGCGGAGGAGCACCCCGAAGCAGTGGTCTCGATCTCGTCGGAGGTGCTCCGCGAGTACCGCGAGTACGAGCGGTCGATGACCACCCTCGTCGACGCGGCGGTGAAGCCGAAGGTCGCCGCGTACGTCCGCCGGATCGCACACCGCCTCGAGGAGTACGCCGACGGCGGCGTCCCGTTCTACGTCATGAAGTCCAACGGCGGAGTGCTGTCCGCCACGGAGGTCGTGAACCAGCCGATCAGCACGGTGCTCTCCGGGCCGGCGGCCGGTGCGCTCGGCGCCGCCCTCATCGCCTCGGTCGCCGGCTTCGACCGAGTCCTGACCTGCGACGGAGGAGGCACGTCGACCGACGTGTCGGTCGTGGTCGACGGCGAGCCGACGCTCACGACCGAGGGCAGCGTCGGCGCGTACCCGAGCAAGATCCCGATGATCGACGTCGTGACCGTCGGCGCGGGCGGCGGGTCCATCGCCTGGCTGTCGCCCGAGGGCACGCTCAAGGTCGGTCCGCAGTCGGCCGGCGCCGACCCGGGGCCGCTCTGCTACGCCACCGGGGGCACGGACGTGACGATCACCGACGCCCACGTCGTCCTGGGCCGGATCCCGCCGCACCTGCTCGGCGGCGAGATCCCCCTCGACGTCGACGCGGCCCGCAAGGGCCTCGAGGGGCTCGCCGCGCGGCTCGGGATGAGTGTCGAGGAAGCCGCGACGGGAGTCCTCGAGATCTCCGCCTGGAACCAGGCCAACGCCCTCCGGCAGATCACCGTCAAGCGAGGACTCGACGTTCGCGACTTCACGCTGACGACCTTCGGCGGCTCAGGGTCGCTCCTGCTGTGCCGGCTGATGGACGTGCTCGGCATCCCGACCGTGCTCGTCCCTCCGAACCCCGGCAACGTCTCGGCCTTCGGCCTGCTCACGGTCGATGTGAAGAACGACTACGTCCAGACCGCCGTACGCCTCGCCACCGAGCTCGACGCACGCGAGGTGGAGGGCCTGTACGCCGGCCTCGCCGAACGTGCTGCGGTCGCTCTCCGGGCGGAGGGGTTCGCGCCGGCGGACCAGCGGTTCGTCCGTACGGCCGACCTCCGCTACTTCGGTCAGGCGTTCGAGGTCCGTGTGCCCGTGCCGGCCGGGCCGGTGGACGACGAGGTGCTCCGGGCCGTCGCCGACGCGTTCCACGCCGAGCACCGTGCGCTGTACGGCTACGACTTCGCCGGTGACGCCAGCCAGCAGGTCGAGTGGGTGAACCTGCGCGTCTCCGGGATCGGACCGCTGCGACGCCCGGTCGTCCGCCGCCACGAGGCCGGCGCCGACGTCGGCGTCCCAGCGCCCGCGAGCCGCCGCGAGGTGTGCTTCGACGCAGCCCGCGGGTACGTCGACAGCGGGGTGTACGACCGAGCGACCCTGCTGCCCGGCCAGGTGGTCGAGGGGCCGGCCGTGATCGAGGAGTACGGCTCGACGGTGCCTGTCCACCCGGGTTTCGTGGCGTGCGTCGACCCCTTCTTGAACGTGATCGTCAGCCGAGAGGGGAGCGAGAAGTGA
- a CDS encoding hydantoinase B/oxoprolinase family protein: protein MSESRLAPTQFPFGTLTGDAGAAADPVLVEIVQGSLASIEHEVETAIARTSRSPMIRDAHDFRAGIHDRLLRKLTGRSYSALVHPVARDFPLDEMRPGDVFFHNDVYRSEGGIGHLPDLCVTVPVFARSGEAEARVVAFVQAFGHHDDIGGAVPGSMPSAATSVYEEGLMVPPIKLWDAGTPNRAALAIMTRNSRMPESLAADLDAECSACLMGARRLGELFERYGPEAVEACFDAIIDRTTETYRREILSKIPVGTWVWEDYAEHDGVDEPMLHTQRITLTRTGPDDPGGERVVLDFAGTSPQAKGPINHCGDYSDGVFLKKWLAPILRNLAETPERMAELDVNEGVVPLIEMRFPPKGTLLTPEFPAPTNARTFVILRLLGVLAGVLAKAVDGKMPADQETIRYTGVYGTDLAGRPYLMREVLGGGSGGRYYADGEDTIHVVPDSRNLPTEFTESRFPFVVESLSVAVDSGGPGRFRGGLGYEKQLRMLADAHFMSIADRSILACWGVNGGRAGRPFEVVVDPGGPRERVVEALADAEPVRAGEVIRIRTTGGGGWGDPLERDPALVVRDVAWAKVSRRGARDDYGVVLTDGDGGVGYDAEATRALRAERAASRRDDGVFFDRGPGYAQLADGAAHAAVDVW from the coding sequence GTGAGCGAGTCCCGTCTTGCGCCGACGCAGTTCCCGTTCGGCACGCTCACCGGCGACGCCGGTGCTGCGGCAGACCCTGTGCTCGTCGAGATCGTGCAGGGGAGTCTCGCCTCGATCGAGCACGAGGTGGAGACGGCGATCGCTCGGACGTCGCGCTCGCCGATGATCCGCGACGCCCACGACTTCCGAGCGGGCATCCACGACCGTCTGCTGCGCAAGCTGACAGGGCGGTCGTACTCGGCTCTCGTCCACCCGGTCGCACGCGACTTCCCTCTCGACGAGATGCGACCCGGAGACGTCTTCTTCCACAACGACGTCTACCGGTCCGAGGGTGGCATCGGGCACCTTCCGGACCTGTGCGTCACCGTGCCCGTCTTCGCGCGCAGCGGAGAGGCTGAGGCACGGGTGGTCGCGTTTGTCCAGGCGTTCGGCCACCACGACGACATCGGGGGAGCAGTGCCGGGCTCGATGCCGAGCGCGGCGACCAGCGTGTACGAGGAGGGGCTCATGGTGCCCCCGATCAAGCTCTGGGACGCCGGCACCCCGAACCGGGCCGCGCTCGCGATCATGACGCGCAACTCCCGGATGCCGGAGTCGCTGGCGGCCGACCTCGACGCCGAGTGCTCGGCGTGCCTGATGGGAGCGCGGCGGCTCGGCGAGCTGTTCGAGCGGTACGGCCCGGAGGCTGTCGAGGCGTGCTTCGACGCGATCATCGACCGCACCACCGAGACGTACCGGCGCGAGATCCTGTCGAAGATCCCGGTCGGCACCTGGGTGTGGGAGGACTACGCGGAGCACGACGGCGTCGACGAGCCGATGCTGCACACCCAGCGCATCACGCTGACCCGGACGGGTCCCGACGACCCCGGCGGCGAGCGGGTGGTCCTCGACTTCGCCGGCACGTCGCCGCAGGCGAAGGGTCCGATCAACCACTGCGGGGACTACTCCGACGGCGTCTTCCTCAAGAAGTGGCTGGCGCCCATCCTGCGCAACCTCGCAGAGACGCCGGAACGCATGGCGGAGCTCGACGTCAACGAGGGAGTCGTGCCGCTGATCGAGATGCGGTTCCCGCCCAAGGGCACGCTGCTGACGCCGGAGTTCCCGGCGCCGACCAATGCGCGTACGTTCGTGATCCTGCGCCTGCTCGGCGTTCTCGCGGGCGTGCTGGCGAAGGCCGTGGACGGAAAGATGCCGGCTGACCAGGAGACGATCCGCTACACCGGCGTCTACGGCACCGACCTCGCCGGACGTCCCTACCTCATGCGGGAGGTGCTCGGCGGCGGCTCCGGCGGCCGCTACTACGCCGACGGCGAGGACACCATCCACGTGGTTCCGGACTCGCGGAACCTGCCGACGGAGTTCACCGAGTCGCGGTTCCCGTTCGTCGTCGAGTCGCTGTCGGTCGCGGTCGACTCGGGCGGTCCGGGCCGGTTCCGCGGCGGCCTCGGCTACGAGAAGCAGCTTCGGATGCTCGCCGACGCGCACTTCATGTCGATCGCGGACCGGTCGATCCTGGCGTGCTGGGGAGTCAACGGCGGCCGCGCCGGGCGTCCGTTCGAGGTGGTGGTCGATCCCGGTGGTCCGCGTGAGCGGGTGGTCGAGGCGCTCGCGGACGCCGAGCCCGTCCGCGCCGGTGAGGTCATCCGGATCCGGACGACGGGTGGTGGTGGCTGGGGAGATCCGCTGGAGCGCGATCCCGCCCTCGTGGTGCGCGACGTCGCGTGGGCCAAGGTGTCGCGTCGTGGCGCGCGCGACGACTACGGCGTGGTGCTGACCGACGGTGACGGCGGAGTCGGGTACGACGCGGAGGCGACCCGCGCGCTGCGGGCCGAGCGTGCCGCGTCGCGGAGGGACGACGGCGTCTTCTTCGACCGCGGTCCCGGTTACGCGCAGCTCGCCGACGGCGCTGCCCATGCGGCCGTCGACGTCTGGTGA
- a CDS encoding LysE family translocator, which produces MIHAHDVVAFAIAATLLIMIPGPSVLFTISRAMVLGRRAALVNVVGNATGVAVQIVAVAAGLGALVAQSAAAYTVIKWVGAAYIVYLGIQAFRHRRAGEDAVGALPTATRTSRVLREGFVVGVTNPKTIVFLVAVLPQFVARELGAVPLQMLLLGAVFVVIALCMDSLWALGAGAARDWFARSPQRMSRLRGAGGGIMIGLGVSLAAGGRPD; this is translated from the coding sequence ATGATCCACGCCCACGACGTCGTCGCTTTTGCGATCGCGGCGACCCTGCTCATCATGATCCCGGGCCCCAGCGTGCTCTTCACGATCAGCCGGGCGATGGTGCTCGGGCGTCGTGCCGCGCTGGTCAACGTCGTCGGCAACGCGACCGGCGTCGCGGTGCAGATCGTGGCGGTCGCCGCTGGACTGGGTGCGCTGGTCGCGCAGTCGGCCGCCGCCTACACGGTGATCAAGTGGGTCGGCGCCGCGTACATCGTCTATCTCGGCATCCAGGCGTTCCGGCACCGCCGAGCGGGCGAGGATGCCGTCGGCGCGCTGCCGACGGCGACGCGGACCTCGCGGGTCCTGCGCGAGGGCTTCGTCGTCGGCGTCACCAACCCCAAGACGATCGTCTTCCTCGTGGCCGTCCTCCCGCAGTTCGTGGCGCGTGAGCTGGGCGCGGTGCCCCTCCAGATGCTGCTGCTGGGGGCGGTCTTCGTGGTGATCGCGCTGTGCATGGACAGCCTCTGGGCGCTGGGCGCCGGCGCAGCCCGTGACTGGTTCGCGCGGTCGCCGCAGCGGATGTCCCGCCTGCGGGGCGCGGGCGGGGGCATCATGATCGGCCTGGGCGTGAGCCTCGCCGCGGGCGGCCGTCCCGACTGA
- a CDS encoding DUF4333 domain-containing protein: MPRRRALALVPLALVLLAGCGHAPMPEKSVERKASEELAKQIGLAPVVDCPDDLVSRAGATMSCTLSDPNGSEKEYTMTVRVKSLENGVAKLDFAIDDEIG; encoded by the coding sequence ATGCCTCGACGCCGCGCCCTCGCCCTGGTGCCTCTCGCACTGGTGCTGCTCGCCGGCTGCGGTCATGCTCCGATGCCGGAGAAGTCCGTCGAGCGCAAGGCCTCCGAGGAGCTCGCCAAGCAGATCGGTCTCGCTCCCGTCGTCGACTGCCCCGACGATCTCGTGTCGCGCGCCGGAGCGACGATGAGCTGCACCCTCTCCGACCCCAACGGGAGCGAGAAGGAGTACACGATGACAGTGCGGGTGAAGAGCCTCGAGAACGGCGTGGCGAAGCTCGACTTCGCGATCGACGACGAGATCGGCTGA
- a CDS encoding carbamate kinase, producing the protein MRLVIALGGNAMTSADGSARPEDQRAAVVGAVRSVADLVEAGHEIVLTHGNGPQVGNLLLKNEIAATVVPPVPLDWCVAQTQATIGRLVLDALDDELTSRGHEPRTAVVVSRTLVDADDPGFLVPSKPIGRYASADEAAAMRLHGQHWVEVTGRGWRRTVASPEPRAILEVGTARTLLAQGYVVVCAGGGGIPTVREDGRYAGVEAVIDKDLTAALLAAQIEADQLVIATDVEAAVVGFGTPDAQPLGVVDVVELRRLATTGAFAAGSMGPKVEAVARFVEHTGRTGTITSLSRIGEAVTGQAGTRVVADPAPLPTA; encoded by the coding sequence ATGCGACTTGTGATCGCCCTCGGCGGCAACGCCATGACCTCCGCGGACGGTTCGGCCCGTCCCGAGGATCAGAGGGCGGCCGTCGTCGGGGCCGTACGCAGCGTCGCGGACCTCGTGGAGGCGGGCCACGAGATCGTTCTGACCCACGGCAACGGGCCGCAGGTGGGCAACCTGCTCCTCAAGAACGAGATCGCCGCCACGGTCGTCCCTCCGGTCCCGCTGGACTGGTGCGTCGCGCAGACCCAGGCGACCATCGGACGCCTCGTGCTGGACGCGCTGGACGACGAGCTCACGTCCCGCGGTCACGAGCCGCGTACGGCCGTCGTGGTGTCGCGCACCCTCGTCGATGCGGACGACCCCGGCTTCCTCGTGCCGAGCAAGCCGATCGGCCGGTACGCGAGCGCGGACGAGGCGGCCGCGATGCGCCTGCACGGCCAGCACTGGGTCGAGGTCACCGGACGCGGGTGGCGGCGCACCGTCGCCTCGCCGGAGCCGCGGGCGATCCTCGAGGTGGGCACCGCACGCACCTTGCTCGCCCAGGGTTACGTCGTGGTGTGCGCCGGCGGCGGCGGCATCCCCACCGTGCGTGAGGACGGTCGGTACGCCGGCGTGGAGGCCGTCATCGACAAGGACCTCACCGCTGCGCTCCTCGCGGCGCAGATCGAAGCGGACCAGCTGGTCATCGCGACCGACGTCGAGGCGGCGGTCGTCGGCTTCGGCACCCCGGACGCCCAGCCGCTCGGTGTCGTCGACGTCGTCGAGCTGCGCCGCCTCGCGACCACGGGCGCCTTCGCAGCAGGATCGATGGGTCCGAAGGTCGAGGCGGTCGCCCGGTTCGTGGAGCACACCGGCCGCACCGGCACCATCACGTCCTTGTCCCGCATCGGAGAGGCGGTCACCGGGCAGGCCGGCACCCGCGTCGTCGCCGATCCCGCTCCGTTGCCGACCGCCTGA